One Ignavibacteria bacterium genomic window carries:
- the rplK gene encoding 50S ribosomal protein L11, with amino-acid sequence MAKKIVGYIKLQIPAGQANPAPPVGPALGQKGVNIMEFCKQFNARTQNQAGLIIPVVITVYSDKSFTFITKTPPASVLLLKAAKIEKGSAEPNRVKVGKVTKEQIKEIAMMKMPDLNAASLEAAMSMIEGTARSMGITVEG; translated from the coding sequence ATGGCTAAGAAAATAGTTGGTTACATAAAACTTCAAATTCCAGCAGGACAGGCAAACCCCGCTCCACCAGTTGGCCCTGCATTAGGTCAAAAAGGTGTTAATATTATGGAGTTCTGCAAGCAATTCAACGCAAGAACTCAAAATCAAGCGGGATTAATTATACCTGTTGTTATTACTGTTTATTCTGATAAATCATTTACTTTTATTACAAAAACTCCTCCAGCATCAGTATTACTACTCAAAGCTGCTAAAATAGAGAAAGGTTCAGCTGAACCAAACAGAGTAAAAGTTGGGAAAGTCACAAAAGAACAGATAAAAGAAATTGCAATGATGAAAATGCCTGACTTAAATGCGGCTTCACTTGAAGCAGCAATGAGTATGATCGAAGGAACTGCAAGAAGTATGGGTATCACCGTAGAAGGATAA
- a CDS encoding 50S ribosomal protein L1, translated as MKVSKRVKNNLSSIDKKKEYKLSEAVELVKKLANAKFDESVDVAVRLGVDPRHADQMVRGTVVLPHGTGKEVKVLVLTRGPKETEAKEAGADYVGFDEYIKKIQEGWLDFDVVVATPDVMPEVGKLGKILGARGLMPNPKSGTVTNDVGKVVKELKAGKIQFRVDKAGIVHASIGKASFDAQKLIENFKALMSTILRLKPASAKGQYVKSIYLSSTMGPGIKVDRNELTNL; from the coding sequence ATGAAAGTAAGTAAAAGAGTAAAAAATAATCTTTCATCAATCGATAAGAAAAAAGAATATAAATTATCCGAAGCAGTTGAGCTTGTTAAAAAATTAGCCAATGCAAAGTTCGATGAATCGGTTGATGTAGCTGTTAGGTTGGGTGTTGATCCAAGACATGCTGATCAAATGGTTAGAGGTACAGTAGTTTTACCTCATGGAACTGGAAAGGAAGTAAAAGTTTTGGTTTTAACTCGTGGACCAAAAGAAACTGAAGCAAAAGAGGCAGGTGCTGATTATGTTGGATTTGATGAATATATAAAGAAAATTCAAGAAGGTTGGTTAGACTTCGATGTTGTAGTTGCAACCCCCGATGTTATGCCAGAAGTCGGTAAGCTTGGAAAAATTTTGGGTGCTCGAGGTTTAATGCCTAATCCAAAGAGCGGAACTGTTACTAATGATGTTGGAAAAGTTGTTAAGGAATTAAAAGCAGGTAAAATTCAATTCCGAGTCGATAAAGCGGGAATTGTTCATGCATCGATTGGGAAAGCATCTTTTGATGCTCAAAAACTAATTGAGAATTTTAAAGCTTTGATGAGCACAATTCTCAGATTAAAACCTGCTTCGGCAAAAGGTCAATATGTAAAATCGATTTATCTATCCAGTACAATGGGTCCTGGAATTAAGGTAGATCGAAATGAGTTAACTAATTTATAA